A window from Malassezia japonica chromosome 1, complete sequence encodes these proteins:
- a CDS encoding uncharacterized protein (EggNog:ENOG503NV9G; COG:C; COG:G) yields MVLREELVPARACVTADALQITTGGDDDARHAGYAELEGRDVYVVLHGDYLCWYASAQSTHLLLGHMDVHAIEVDAVGADAWAAATPQKRYVFGSEERDVWIEALLRARTQAQEPARVTYSVLCIPLERIVDIADAPRAMGVPLVGVRVLAGDAASWDDYYLAELPDRAGLLDAVAKAAAQLGGPEAPLPASLEALPFAPWSWSPRLVPRVLWARAQNGGDVVWQTQQAEPPTEDSLPSLAEALRTSLLDSVELSDSSGLAGPRSDVAQSATGSNLAHSVELADAPEPPASFFEHDTPSPSGSDVSLVSVPDATDTWAQAELAAHFPDLDEPVVGHVRATLLRTVPVPGRVFVTERGLAFRSSAFYSRVLGRTALVLHASELVSVSREYDAAYARPILVLVVRGREEQFLAFATRARLEQCYSLLSHAIAACAAEHASDVPPEAPRPPPMHITLLTIGSRGDVQPYIALAQRLQSHGHTVRIATHAEFRPWVLSYGVAEFAEVGGDPALLMRLCIEQGTFSLGFVYTSLGMFRTWLDELLTSSWAACQGTDVLVESPSAQAGVHVAERLGIPYMRAFTMPWTATRAYPHAFAVPKRHAGGHYNALTYALFELFLWRASAPQINVWRRTLGLAATTLEQLRLDEVPMLYSFSSQIVPKPLDWSAHTHITGYWFVDEATPAPPEALVRFLEGAKKAQGKLVYIGWGSIIVPDAHRVTEAVYDAVDASGVYAVLAKGWSDRSASAPAAPCNHPRVFCVESVRHDWLFPQMDAVCHHGGAGTVGASLRAGTPVVLHPFFGDQFFWARQVESLGIGVRLDALTAHALTAALIKATGDVAMAAAAQRIGEAVRAEDGVGRAVAALYAELPTPLAQSWCIIDKEL; encoded by the coding sequence AtggtgctgcgcgaggaactcgtgccggcgcgcgcgtgtgtgaccgccgacgcgctgcagatcACAACCGGGGgggacgacgacgcgcggcatgcGGGCTACGCGGAACTCGAGGGGAGGGACGTGTACGTAGTGCTACACGGGGACTACCTGTGTTGGTACGCATCGGCACAGTCGACGCACCTCTTGCTGGGGCACATGGACGTGCACGCGAtcgaggtcgacgcggtcggcgcggacgcgtgggccgccgccacgcCCCAGAAGCGATACGTGTTTGGgagcgaggagcgcgacgtgtgGATAGAGGCGCTGCTTcgtgcgcgcacgcaggccCAGGAACCGGCCAGAGTCACGTACAGCGTCCTCTGCAtcccgctcgagcgcatcgtggatatcgccgacgcgccacgcgctatgggcgtgccgctcgtgggcgtgcgtgtgcttgcaggcgacgcagcaTCCTGGGACGACTATTACCTCGCCGAGTTGCCGGATCGCGCGGgactgctcgacgcggtggcaaaggcggccgcgcagctcggcggccccgaagcgccgctgccggcaTCGCTCGAGGCACTCCCGTTTGCGCCGTGGAGCTGGTCCCCACggctcgtgccgcgcgtgctctgggcgcgtgcgcaaaATGGGGGGGATGTGGTGTGGCAGacgcagcaggccgagccgcCCACCGAGGATAGCCTACCGAGCCTGGCCGAGGCActgcgcacgtcgctgcTGGACTCGGTCGAGCTGTCCGACAGCAGTGGGCTAGCGGGACCGCGAtccgacgtcgcgcagtCCGCCACCGGGTCGAATCTCGCCCACTCGGTCGAGCTGGCCGACGCCCCCGAGCCGCCTGCGTCCTTCTTTGAGCACGATACCCCTtcgccgagcggctccGACGTGTCGCTCGTATCGGTACCCGACGCGACCGATACGTGGGCacaggccgagctcgcggcccACTTTccggacctcgacgagcccgtCGTCGGACACGTCCGTGcgacgctcctgcgcacggTCCCCGTCCCCGGCCGCGTGTTTGTGACggagcgcggcctcgcctttcgctcgtcggcctttTACTCGCGTGtgctcgggcgcacggcgctggtGCTACATGCGAGCGAGTTGGtgagcgtgtcgcgcgaGTACGACGCGGCGTATGCGCGCCCCATCCTCGTGCtggtcgtgcgcggccgcgaagAGCAGTTCCTTGCGTTTGCGACAcgggcgcgcctcgagcagtgCTACTCGCTCCTGTCACATGCGatcgccgcctgcgccgcagagcACGCATCCGACGTACcccccgaggcgccgaggccgccacCGATGCACATTACGCTGCTCACGAtcggctcgcgcggcgacgtgcagccGTACATTGCGCTTGCACAGCGGCTGCAGTCCCATGGTCacacggtgcgcatcgcgacgcacgccgagtTCCGCCCCTGGGTCCTCTCGTACGGAGTCGCAGAGTttgccgaggtcggcggcgatcCCGCGCTGCTCATGCGCCTGTGCATCGAGCAGGGCACCTTTTCGCTGGGCTTTGTCTAtacgtcgctcggcatgtTTCGTACgtggctcgacgagctgctcacatcgagctgggcggcgtgccaAGGCACCGACGTGCTTGTCGAGAGCCCGAGTGCCCAGGCCGGCGTGCACGTTGCGGAGCGGCTCGGCATCCCGTACATGCGCGCGTTTACCATGCCGtggacggcgacgcgcgcctaTCCCCACGCGTTTGCCGTGCCAAAACGGCACGCAGGAGGGCATTACAATGCGTTGACCTATGCGCTCTTTGAACTCTTCCTTTGGCGggcgtctgcgccgcagaTCAATGTgtggcggcgcacgctcggcctcgcggccACGAcactcgagcagctgcgcctcgacgaggtcccGATGCTCTACTCGTTCTCGTCCCAGATCGTTCCAAAACCGCTCGACTGGAGCGCACATACCCACATTACCGGCTACTGGTTTgtggacgaggcgacgcccgcgccgccggaagCCCTCGTCCGGTTCCTCGAGGGGGCAAAAAAGGCACAAGGCAAGCTCGTGTACATCGGCTGGGGCTCCATCATTGTCCCggacgcgcaccgcgtgACAGAGGCAGTGTACGACGCGGTGGACGCGTCCGGCGTCTATGCGGTGCTCGCCAAAGGATGGTCCgaccgcagcgcgagcgcaccggctGCGCCATGCAACCACCCCCGCGTGTTCTGCGTCGAGTCGGTGCGCCACGATTGGCTCTTTCCGCAGATGGACGCGGTGTGCCACCACGGCGGGGCCGGCACGGTCGGCGCGAGTCTGCgggccggcacgccggtcgTGCTGCATCCCTTCTTTGGCGACCAGTTCTTTTGGGCGCGGCAGGTAGAAAGTCTCGGCATtggcgtgcgcctcgacgcgctcaccGCCCACGCGCTCACCGCCGCACTCATCAAGGCGAccggcgacgtggcgatggccgccgccgcgcagcgcatcggcgaggcggtccGTGCAGAAGACGGCGTGGGGCgtgcggtcgccgcgctctacgccgagctcccgacgccgcttgcgcagtCGTGGTGCATAATCGATAAGGAGCTATAG